The Serinus canaria isolate serCan28SL12 chromosome 8, serCan2020, whole genome shotgun sequence DNA window TAGCAGCTCTGCTTCCGTGGCGGTCCCTCCTCCCCGTTCTGAGCTTGCTCCATGTTGTCCCCTGAGCTTTCCTGCTGGAATGCCGTTGTGAGCACTTTCATGTTCTTCCGATGCTTCCATCTGTGCTTCCGTTTCTTTCGCTTCTCCCAAAGCTTGTCATCCTCGTCAATGATGAGGTCGATGTTATGAGACTCTGGACACTTCACCCCTTTTGGACACCACCCATAGGCCTAgcaagaaagagagaggggtCTGTAGCCTCCATCCTACTGGTTAGAGCAGCAATCACCATAATGTGGAATGGAACTAATTATTCCCTTCCACTGAGGGCTTGTGAGGCTGGAGCATAAACCTGGAAAAGATAAGGCTAAGGGGAGGGGGATATCTAGTTGCTGTCTGCAGCTACCTCCAGCAGACGTTATGGGCAAGATGGAGCTAAACTCTTGTTtagcacagggagaggagacCTGGTAACAGGGGAGATTATGACTAGAGATGCATGAAAACCTTTTTCATGTAgtggtcaagcactggaacagggacCAGGAGttgttttttaatctgtctTTACACAATTTCAAAATTTACCAAACAAGGCTTTAAGCAACACTGAGGTCATGGTTGGATGAGAAACTTCCAGAGATTTCCccagcttttgttttgtgaCAGAATGTACAACATGTGGAAgagctccttttctccatgaAGCACCTGAAGCCAGTTATGATCTGACCAGATGGGCTCTTTGCTGCTGTAGCTGCACAAGAACGAGCTCTTGTGGATCACCCTGTGCTACAGTGCCAGAAGCTGCAGACaggtaataattttttatatctACTGAAGATAAAGGGAAGGGTAGAGGTGGCACTTCTCTCTTGTAGGACAAGCCAAACTAATGCAGAAGTTGAAGCCTCCCCAAGACAGCAAGGGATACTGTAACTCATACTGTCCCACTGTTTAGGGCCATAGGCTCTCTGTTGGAATCTTCCTAATAAAGCCTGTAGGATTCCCCACTTCCAAGCAGAGCACACTATTGCCCTGTCTGCCATGAAGCCACCTGAAGCTTGAAAATGTTCATTGTACTATGAAGCAGGTGAGGGGGAGTTGCCAGGTGCTTTCCTACAACTTCTGGCTCGGGCCACGTGTGCCCCTGTCCATGGAGTCGGGAAGGGAGCGGGGATTTGCATTCCTTACCGAAAATTTCTCACAGACAGGCACCTTGTTCccccctgcagcactgtggCTGTCCTCCTCCAGAGAGCAGTGGCGGTAGTCGATGTAGCGGGACATGTTGGCGGGGTAATTGCAGAACTCCACCGTGAGGTGCTGCCCGCTCGAGTCCCGCAGCTTGCAGTTCTCTCGCTTGCTGCAACAAGAGGAGCGCGGTTACTGTGGGATGGGACCAGGGCACAGAGCAAATACTGCCCTCCACCAACTCTCAACTCCATGACTTTCCTGCTCTTGAGCTTCAGCCCCAGATGCTGAAAAGAATTCaatcccaggagagcagctttAGTAAGTAGTTGTTTCCATTCTGattcaaagggtttttttcttatgctGATATAGAGGAACGGAAAGCAGCATCTCTCTTAAAGTTACAGgagaagtaaaaaaacaaacacagtttgtttttttaactataAGGGGCACTAAGATATGTGTTTGTCTTCATAATGGTAATGGACAAGGAAAAGATGCCCTGAAATGAGGTACTGTGCAGACTATCCAGCAGTCACCACCTGGGCGATGCGGGCAACAAAGAAAGGGGtttcattttatgaaaaaaaatctgatttctgttttgttccaAGAGCTGGTTAAAAGGTCAGAACCTTTGGAAGGCTCTACCTAATGACAACTGGggttaaaacatttaaaacgTCAGTTTAGAAAGTTATTTTTGTCTTGTCAAAACAAAGTACTCTCATGTTTTGAGAACGGCCATCTTGAGTGTTTTCAGATCTGTCAAAGTGGCGTTTCCTGAGATAAAACAGTCACAAAAAATACCATTTCTCCTCAAAACAGAGCATAACTTGACTTTATGGAGATCCCAGGGGCTTTATCACTGCCAGGGGCTTGTTCAGACTGTGTGGGGCCTGCAGAATGTGGGGCCAGACTGCAAAGCATAGACATGTGTCCTGAACAAAAGCACAACCCTTGCATGGAAGGAAGTGATGGGAGTCAGAGTGGGCCATGGGCATCTTGTGTGCAGGACAAGATGCATAGCTGGTCAGTGTCAAGGAGCGCAGGGAGTACCCACTCTTTAACTGTAGTGTCCCtcacaaaacagaattttaactAGCAGacctgcaggacagccctggtttcttttctgtgtgaGGTCCTACCATGACCTGGACCAGAGCCAGGCAGTGACACAATTAGATCTCAGATCAGGCCACTGTGGTCAGTCTTCTACTGGCACCAGTTCTGAAATTCTctttcagctgctgcccaccaAACAGGTAAGGcctattaaaaacaaacccattctagaaacagaaaaagcacagGGCAGAGTCATCTGAAAAGCACCTTCAGTCAGTAGGACAGTGAAAGGACAAAGCCCCCTtgcctggaaaaacaaacacacactgACTCTCCCTTTGCCTTTCCTCCTGTAAGCTCTGAGTACCATTGTGCTGCTCACCACTTCTTGTAGGCGTACTCCAAGTAGGAGGCTACAAAGCGAGTCTCAAACTCCGAGGCGTACTTGGTGTCGTATATTCCCGCCGGGAACATCTCGGACAGGTCGGCGGTGAAGGTGCCGAGGCTCTCCGGGAGGTGAGCGTAGAAGCACTGGTACAGGAAGACCAGGTCGATCAGGCCGTTATGGAGGATGAGCGGCTTCTTCGCCCGGATGAGCTCCAGGAAAAGCGTCCGAACGCTCAGGCTCTGGCTCTCGTTGCCCTGCACGAGGAAGGATCGGGCAGTGAGCCTGGGCACCCTGACTGGCTGTCACCCTGGAGAGCCCTCAgagcctgtggcagcagcatgCTGCCCAAAGCTATAACTTACTCTTAACAGAGGCACAAACGTTTGGAAAAGCAACTGCAATGAGTGGGTTTaaaggagaagggaggtgaaAGGGATAATGCTGTAGGCAGGAACCCAGGGTGTGCCCACCttcctgcagaaggaggggAAGCCAGCACACTCCCAgaagcctggagcagagcaggctaAGGTGTCTGAGAGGGAGTGGGTTTGTACCTTGTCGTTGCCCTTGTGGTAAGGGATCCCCTGGGAGTACTGCTTGTTGAAGTCGAAGCCGTGCTGCACCAGGAACTGCACTGACTGGGGCTCGACCACATAATCCTCGGTGCAGAGCAGCGTGAGGTTGTAGATCTGGCACAGGTACGTGTTCTCAGACTGCGCAAGGAGAACGGGCAAAGAACCCAGGGACACCTGTCAGGGGGAGCTGCCCAAACAGCCGGGACAATTCCACGGGGGAATTCCATCTCCCAGCGCGTCCCCGTCTCCCGGGACCGACCAAGACAAAACGGCCGCCCCCCGGTTCGTGCACGCACCTTCTCCGGGAGCTGCTTGAAACAGGCGACGCcgagggacaggacagagcgTGTCCTGGCGGCGCTGCAGACGGCCTTATAGCGCTCCTCAATGCACCTGGCGACGGGAGAACGGACCATGACGGCTCCGGCCTGCCCGTACCCCGGGGAGAGGGCACCGCGCAGCCGGTACCGAGAAAcgcaccccccccccccgccccaccGGGCACTCACGGGCTCAGCAGCAACTTTCTGGCGCCGAGGCCGCTCAGCTCCTGCGGGGAGACAGACACCTTCAGTGGCTCCCTGGGACCGGCCGCGCCCCTCCCCGCCTCCGCCCCCACCCCGGCTCACCGTGTCCACGGCCACGAAGGTGGCGGAGCGCAGCGCCAGTACCATGGACGGCCACAGCTCCGCCAGGTTGTCGCTCTGCACGTCCACCACCGGCACCCGCGCCGGGCCCGCCATGGCCGCGCCCGGCTGGTAAGGGGAGACATCGGGAAGCAGGGATGGGTAACTACTTACTCTGCTTTAAGGGAGCCTGGCTGATGTGACGGTGGTGTTTTTCCATACGTCATGCATCCCCACCTGCATGGAAGTGGTCCCAGTGAGTCATGGCTGTGTTGTGGTGGGTGGTCCGGAGCCAATCTCTAGGTATGAAGAGTAAAAGCAGGGCATGCTTCTCAAATATAACCTTCAAGAGGAGTACTTATCTCTGGCGAGGTTAGTCTAGCTGTGTTTTAATCCTGTTTTGTTCCTGCCTCTATAATACTCTGAAGCAGTGAGCGCTGCACGGAGGTTTCCCATGATTGGTTTTAAGCCTGCTGGACTTCTTTTTAGAGCTCCTGCCTGTTCCGTGCTCAGCCTGGCAGTAGTGGCTAGAGAGTTATTGTGGTGCTGAGGGTGGGCATCAGCTTTACAGCAACGTCTGAATGGTGGGAACTGCACAGCCCATCTGTGGGATTTACATCTGCCTCCAATTGCTTCCTATGCAGGTGGGCTCGGGTATGAGATAGCTCTCTGTGGGATTTTGAACCTCAGAAGTAACTCTCCATGTGGGATTTCATCAGCAGGAAGGTGCTTTGGCTGTCATTTGATTAACCCAAACTCAGAATTTCTGAGTGCTTGgggggaatattttttttaattttagattcCATTGCAGTGTTCAAAACACACAGtggattgttttattttacacacAGGTCCCCTCTGCAGTGGGGTCCTGTGTCACCTTGTTTCTCACACTTCATCTTCTTCCCCTTGCAGGCAGCGACGGAGCCGGATGCCGACAGACGGGGATAtgcaggtgaggagcaggggctggctctGTAGGTGTGGCTTTGTGTGCCATCCTTGGAACAAGCTGCCTGAAGTGGCCACGAGAGCCATTGATTCCCCTTGCAAGGCACTGGGGGGGTCGGAGAACCCACCTTGGGCCTGGGGGAACAcctgtggggaagggaggggtgggagggtgTCCCACGAGCTGGATGCTGTGCAGGGTTTGTAGCCAGTGCTAACGTGGCCCCAGCACGAGGTGTGGGTGGCATTGGTGCCTCTGCTCTgacctctgccctgctccctgcagtgtgGGTGTCCGAGATCATGCTCCAGCAGACACAGGTGGCTACGGTGATCGACTACTACATCCGCTGGATGCAGGTGACTGCTCCTTACACAGtcctgtgcccacagcctgcCCCGGTAGCAGAACTCTGCTTGTCCCTGACTtgtccctttccctctcttcccacagAAGTGGCCGACGCTTCAGGCTCTAGCACAGGCGTCCCTGGAGGTGAGCACCACTGGGACCGGGTGCTCTCCTTGCCCTATGGCTCTCCATTAACTCCCTGGTGTGTCTCTCGGAGCAGGAGGTGAACGAGCTGTGGGCTGGGCTTGGCTACTACTCCAGAGGGAAGCGtctgcaggaagcagcaaggAAGGTGCTGTGCTGGAGTGGGGGGGAAGGGGCATTTCTAAAGCCCTCTGCggctgctgggctggtgctggctcaTGTCTGCCCTGCCTcgctggggctgtgctgctggcataaggctgcagaggctgggatCCCATCTTCCCACAGGCAAAATGGGTTCCTTGCACACGCCCAccccagctgcttccctgagcttggccccttccctgccaggtGGTGTCCGAGCTGGCTGGCCGGATGCCCAGGACAGCTGAGGacctgcagaagctgctgccgGGCGTGGGCCGATACACGGCGGGAGCCATCGCGTCCATCTCGTACGGACAGGTGAGAGCTGGTGACAGTGGGCACATCTCCCACTCCtgactgctcctgctgctgggtcTCACAAGCCAAGGGCTCCCCCTGGGTTGTGTTTGGCTCTCCCCCCACTTTGGGATGCATCACAGCCCCTACCCATCTGGACCTGTGGGTTGGCCTCGTGTGTGTCCCTCTCCATCCTGGGagcatcccagctcccttctTTGTCCGGAGCACAAACCAGCATGGTAAtgccagctcctggtgccaggcTACAGGAGTTGTGGATGGGAATGTGATCCGGGTCCTGTGCCGCCTGCGATGCGTCGGTGCCGACTCCAGCAGCCCGGCTGTAATCGACTGGCTCTGGTAAGGGAATGCTgtctctggagctgtgctgagtgtGGCTAAAGGCAGGATCACCCAGGAGCCTTGGGGAGCTGAGCTTGTGACAGGAGGCAGGTGTGGAGTATGGAAACTCTTGGGAagttggtgctgctgggagcagtggtgAAAGGAGCTGCGTTGCCTGTGCCTACCTAGGAGCTTCCCTCTGACAGGCACGAGGCAGGCAAAAGTCCTGACATGCTCTTCCCAGAGATCCCCATGCCTCTCACTGCCGTTTCTCCAGGGATATGGCCAATGTCCTGGTGGACAGGAGTCGCCCAGGGGATTTTAACCAAGCCCTGATGGAGCTGGGGGCAACTGTGTGTGTGCCCAAGTCCCCGCTGTGTGGGGAGTGCCCGGTGAAACAGCACTGCCAAGCATGGCGCAGAGTAAGTGTGACCCCGAGGGTTTGTCAagcctggggacaaggtgggatGGTGGATGAACCTGTCCTCACTTCTGTTTGCCCTTGCAGGTGGAGAAGGACCTAGCCTTTGCCTCTCAGAAGCTGTTTGGAAAAGCTGCCCCAGTGCCTGATGTTGAGGACTGTGGTAAGCATGTGGGGAGATCGCTGTTGTAGCTCCAGATCTGAGCCCTGCAGCAACTGTTACACTGGTGTTTGCAGGTCTTGGggactgtcccctgtgccccccagccaCGGAGCCGTGGGACAGCAGCCTGGGGGTGACCAACTTCCCCCGGAAAGCAGCGAAGAAGCCGCCGCGGGCGATGCGAACGGCCACGTGTGTGCTGGAGAGGAGGGGCTGCCACCAGGCCCCAGAATACTTCATTGTGCAGAGACCCAGCTCGGGTaatggggctgggaaggagggggatGAAGGCACcacacagccccttcccacctgcATGAGGGATTGAGGGAGAGGCTTTGGTTGCTGGGGTGGGGAAAGGAGCCCTTTGGGGCTGTGATGAGGCTCAGTGTCCCAGCATGTGTCCCTTGCTGCCTCACATTTCTGTCACGCCTCCTTCCCAGGTCTCCTGGCTGGACTCTGGGAGTTCCCAAGTGTCCCACTGGCTCAAGacctgcaggaggagaaggagagggaggagctg harbors:
- the TOE1 gene encoding target of EGR1 protein 1, translating into MAGPARVPVVDVQSDNLAELWPSMVLALRSATFVAVDTELSGLGARKLLLSPCIEERYKAVCSAARTRSVLSLGVACFKQLPEKSENTYLCQIYNLTLLCTEDYVVEPQSVQFLVQHGFDFNKQYSQGIPYHKGNDKGNESQSLSVRTLFLELIRAKKPLILHNGLIDLVFLYQCFYAHLPESLGTFTADLSEMFPAGIYDTKYASEFETRFVASYLEYAYKKCKRENCKLRDSSGQHLTVEFCNYPANMSRYIDYRHCSLEEDSHSAAGGNKVPVCEKFSAYGWCPKGVKCPESHNIDLIIDEDDKLWEKRKKRKHRWKHRKNMKVLTTAFQQESSGDNMEQAQNGEEGPPRKQSCYEPAAAIELTEITPNGEGRPLEEISMDMETEVSSDTSTQWEENLGSTERTDQGAAAQSPSARRNASDSDQVEKSKVGLGSATHPATRETEAASAAGKEKKTHGPPSQGGTHRAGFDAFMTGYIMAYVWMLKQGKNTDTGAGPWLPDCHNKLYLSGKSVPLQIVKSLFSKSSKAHSEKIKLAWDSA
- the MUTYH gene encoding adenine DNA glycosylase isoform X2; its protein translation is MWDFISRKAATEPDADRRGYAVWVSEIMLQQTQVATVIDYYIRWMQKWPTLQALAQASLEEVNELWAGLGYYSRGKRLQEAARKVVSELAGRMPRTAEDLQKLLPGVGRYTAGAIASISYGQATGVVDGNVIRVLCRLRCVGADSSSPAVIDWLWDMANVLVDRSRPGDFNQALMELGATVCVPKSPLCGECPVKQHCQAWRRVEKDLAFASQKLFGKAAPVPDVEDCLGDCPLCPPATEPWDSSLGVTNFPRKAAKKPPRAMRTATCVLERRGCHQAPEYFIVQRPSSGLLAGLWEFPSVPLAQDLQEEKEREELADHLQAWTGRPVAAKGLQFIGEVIHIFSHIHQTYVVYSLHLDGDVTLDPALSPSRWVTEDEFRASAVSTAMKKVLKAHGKQRRKESSPVKGSKRKRGAKALGAGSPCPGTQLSLRAFLRAPKGP
- the MUTYH gene encoding adenine DNA glycosylase isoform X1, with amino-acid sequence MWDFISRKAATEPDADRRGYAVWVSEIMLQQTQVATVIDYYIRWMQKWPTLQALAQASLEEVNELWAGLGYYSRGKRLQEAARKVVSELAGRMPRTAEDLQKLLPGVGRYTAGAIASISYGQATGVVDGNVIRVLCRLRCVGADSSSPAVIDWLWDMANVLVDRSRPGDFNQALMELGATVCVPKSPLCGECPVKQHCQAWRRVEKDLAFASQKLFGKAAPVPDVEDCGLGDCPLCPPATEPWDSSLGVTNFPRKAAKKPPRAMRTATCVLERRGCHQAPEYFIVQRPSSGLLAGLWEFPSVPLAQDLQEEKEREELADHLQAWTGRPVAAKGLQFIGEVIHIFSHIHQTYVVYSLHLDGDVTLDPALSPSRWVTEDEFRASAVSTAMKKVLKAHGKQRRKESSPVKGSKRKRGAKALGAGSPCPGTQLSLRAFLRAPKGP